One genomic segment of Synechocystis sp. LKSZ1 includes these proteins:
- a CDS encoding serine hydrolase — MPFFQPDTALQDMAEVILESAWQTFPSLQRDQIALTWLVYDPPVIVNTGGALSAQEFWQHPVRGFHYRGIERIYPASVVKLFYLLAIQEWLEGGMVEDSPELQRATRDMIVDSSNDATSLIVDVLSGTTSGPMLTAGPFTTWQHQRNIVNRYLQSLGWEELQAINVNQKTWCDGPYGRERAFLGELFENRNMLTTNAVARLLHAIVGGVAVSSARSQAMMALLQRSLPATAPIPGEENQVSGFLGEALPGKALLWSKAGWTSQVRHDCAYIEIPNRNPYLLTVFVEGPENASNRQILPFLSQAFASAH; from the coding sequence ATGCCATTTTTTCAACCGGATACGGCCCTGCAAGATATGGCCGAGGTCATTCTAGAGAGCGCTTGGCAAACCTTTCCCAGTCTGCAGCGGGATCAGATTGCCCTGACCTGGCTCGTTTATGATCCACCCGTAATCGTCAATACCGGCGGGGCCCTGTCGGCCCAAGAATTTTGGCAACATCCGGTGCGAGGTTTCCATTACCGTGGCATTGAGCGCATCTATCCCGCTAGTGTCGTCAAACTGTTCTATCTCCTCGCTATCCAGGAATGGCTGGAAGGGGGCATGGTGGAAGATTCACCGGAACTCCAGCGGGCCACGCGGGATATGATCGTCGATTCGAGTAACGATGCTACCAGTCTGATTGTTGATGTGCTCAGCGGTACCACCAGTGGCCCCATGCTAACGGCAGGGCCCTTCACCACCTGGCAACACCAGCGCAATATTGTCAATCGCTATCTGCAAAGCCTTGGCTGGGAAGAACTACAAGCGATCAATGTCAATCAAAAAACTTGGTGCGATGGCCCCTACGGACGAGAACGGGCCTTCCTGGGGGAATTATTTGAAAATCGCAATATGCTGACGACTAATGCCGTCGCCCGTCTACTCCATGCCATTGTTGGTGGGGTAGCCGTCTCTTCTGCTCGCTCCCAGGCCATGATGGCCCTGCTCCAACGCTCTCTACCGGCTACTGCTCCGATTCCTGGGGAAGAAAATCAAGTCAGCGGCTTTTTAGGGGAGGCCCTGCCAGGCAAGGCCCTGCTTTGGTCGAAGGCCGGTTGGACGAGTCAAGTCCGCCACGATTGCGCCTATATCGAAATCCCCAATCGCAATCCCTATCTCCTAA
- the murA gene encoding UDP-N-acetylglucosamine 1-carboxyvinyltransferase, whose translation MLPISITQRYRKKYLVLQREETTIKATYQTTPTTAILEPVIEIYGRAPLSGEVRISGAKNSALAIMAGTLLCADDCRLRNLPALADIDRMGQILAAIGVKLKREGDVLDIDARNIGQSQAPYELVSQLRASFFVIGPLLARLGTTQVPLPGGCAIGARPVDLHVRGLQAMGADVRIEHGVVHANVKGRSQRLSGARIYLDYPSVGATETIMMAATLAEGETIIENAAQEPEIIDLANFCRSMGAQIQGDGTNTIVIQGVERLHTTDFPIIPDRIEAGTFLCAGAITHSEISLYPVVPDHLASAIAKLREIGPEVVIEGPDRVRLVPAELRATDIETLPYPGFPTDMQAQFMALLAVSEGNSLVTETVFENRLQHVAELQRMGANIKVKGNTAVVQGVPFLSGAPVMSTDLRASAALVIAGLAAEGTTVIQGLKHLDRGYEDIVSKLKGLGANLRRIEP comes from the coding sequence ATGTTACCGATTTCTATAACACAGCGGTATAGAAAAAAATATTTAGTATTGCAACGGGAGGAAACGACTATTAAAGCGACCTATCAGACCACCCCAACGACGGCGATCCTGGAACCCGTTATCGAAATCTATGGCCGGGCCCCCCTCAGTGGCGAAGTCCGGATTAGTGGAGCTAAAAACTCGGCCCTGGCGATTATGGCCGGAACCCTACTCTGTGCTGACGATTGCCGTCTCCGTAATTTGCCGGCCTTAGCGGATATCGACCGCATGGGCCAAATCCTGGCGGCCATCGGCGTTAAGCTCAAGCGAGAAGGGGATGTTTTAGACATTGATGCCCGCAACATTGGCCAGTCCCAGGCCCCCTACGAACTGGTTTCCCAACTCCGGGCCAGCTTTTTTGTGATTGGCCCTCTCCTAGCCCGTCTGGGCACCACCCAAGTTCCCCTACCCGGTGGTTGTGCCATTGGGGCCAGACCTGTTGATCTCCATGTCCGAGGACTCCAGGCCATGGGAGCCGATGTGCGGATTGAGCATGGGGTGGTTCATGCCAATGTAAAAGGTCGCAGTCAACGCCTCAGCGGCGCTCGCATTTACCTCGACTATCCCAGTGTCGGGGCCACGGAAACGATTATGATGGCGGCGACCCTGGCAGAAGGGGAAACCATCATCGAAAATGCGGCTCAGGAGCCGGAGATCATCGATTTAGCTAATTTCTGCCGCTCCATGGGAGCCCAAATCCAAGGCGATGGCACCAATACTATTGTCATTCAGGGGGTCGAACGCCTACACACCACCGACTTTCCCATTATTCCCGACCGCATTGAAGCGGGTACGTTTCTTTGTGCTGGGGCCATTACCCATTCTGAAATCAGTCTCTATCCCGTCGTTCCCGACCATTTGGCTTCGGCTATTGCAAAACTGCGGGAAATTGGCCCGGAGGTGGTGATTGAAGGGCCAGATCGTGTCCGCCTCGTGCCGGCTGAATTACGGGCTACAGATATTGAAACCTTGCCCTATCCCGGTTTTCCCACGGATATGCAGGCCCAATTTATGGCCCTGTTGGCCGTCAGTGAGGGCAATAGCTTGGTGACGGAAACGGTGTTTGAAAATCGTCTCCAGCATGTTGCTGAACTCCAGCGCATGGGGGCCAATATCAAGGTCAAAGGCAATACGGCCGTGGTTCAAGGTGTCCCATTCCTCTCTGGTGCGCCGGTGATGTCCACGGACTTACGGGCCTCGGCGGCTTTAGTTATCGCGGGTCTCGCTGCGGAAGGAACCACGGTGATCCAAGGTCTCAAACACCTAGATCGAGGCTATGAGGACATTGTGAGTAAGCTAAAAGGCCTAGGGGCCAACCTGCGCCGGATTGAGCCGTAA
- a CDS encoding RNA methyltransferase: MSELTPAITSPQNPLVKQIRQLHRPKGRREQAQFLLEGTHLLETALALECSPIVACYTPAWQARYPQLWQRLTQQAQRAVLVSPDVLALLATTVNPDGVVATLAQSDFEAPPPAVMQLGLVLECLQDPGNLGTILRTAVATEVGGLWLSQDSVDWQNPKVLRASAGACLQLIPQTATNLKTVIQSYQVQGFQIIATLPQATKTYWEIDFRRPSLLLFGNEGQGLSPELVALTDEQVVIPQARAVESLNVAVAVALLLYEAQRQKQFT; the protein is encoded by the coding sequence ATGTCTGAGTTGACCCCAGCCATTACCAGCCCCCAAAACCCTTTGGTCAAGCAGATTCGTCAGTTGCACCGACCCAAGGGCCGACGGGAACAGGCGCAGTTTTTGCTTGAAGGGACTCACCTCCTAGAGACGGCCCTAGCACTGGAATGTTCCCCGATAGTGGCCTGTTATACCCCCGCTTGGCAGGCTCGCTATCCCCAGCTTTGGCAACGGCTCACCCAGCAGGCCCAACGAGCGGTCTTGGTTAGTCCTGACGTATTGGCCCTCCTGGCCACAACCGTTAACCCCGATGGGGTTGTTGCTACTTTGGCCCAATCGGATTTTGAAGCCCCCCCTCCTGCAGTGATGCAGTTGGGCCTAGTCCTAGAGTGTCTCCAAGACCCCGGTAATTTGGGAACGATTTTGCGTACTGCCGTGGCAACCGAAGTTGGGGGCCTCTGGTTAAGTCAAGACAGTGTGGATTGGCAGAATCCAAAGGTGCTACGGGCTTCCGCCGGTGCCTGCCTGCAATTAATTCCTCAGACAGCAACTAATCTTAAAACCGTCATTCAATCGTACCAGGTCCAAGGCTTCCAGATCATCGCGACCCTGCCCCAGGCAACAAAAACCTATTGGGAGATCGATTTCCGGCGACCCAGCCTGCTCCTGTTCGGCAATGAAGGTCAAGGCTTGAGTCCTGAGCTTGTTGCACTGACCGATGAACAGGTAGTCATTCCCCAGGCCCGGGCAGTAGAATCCCTCAATGTAGCGGTAGCGGTGGCGCTTCTGCTATACGAGGCCCAACGCCAAAAACAGTTTACGTGA
- a CDS encoding SulP family inorganic anion transporter produces the protein MLTGLESGLKHYLPVLGWFPRYQRPWFKADILAGLTLWAVMVPEALAYASIAGVPAIYGLYSVPLPLLLYGILGTSRCLVVGPDSATALLSAVTIAPLVQAGTGDYIATTALMAALVGTVLFTAGLLKMGWLADFIPLPVMRGFIQGLVWVTILGQLPILFGLEGAQGPFLEKLRIFLLQFPQLDLLTSVLGLCSCALLWGLKRAWPKLPAELLTVIGALGLVALLHLENSSLALIGTAPTGLPSLTLPVLDLERFQALLPGALAIALLCYVESLGAAMATATPGQPDIDGHQELIAYGLANWGSALSSGFVVAGSLSKTSVAKAAGVKTQLTAFIHAGLILLTLGLLMPLFRLLPHTTLAAVVIMAMLNLVQWQALWRLRRIDPLAFALAMVAFWGVLMLGVLAGISLGVGLSLLLLIQRATHPETAILGKLPQEEMYRDIKRHPDAALIPGLLIFRFGSSLIFPNANYFRAQLRQALASSPFPVQQVLIDAESINLIDITAVEMLKTVHRELTAQGIRLSFARVRDPVYQLMERDSFVKTLGPQCFYERISEGVVAFLIQAAD, from the coding sequence ATGTTAACGGGGCTAGAATCGGGTCTGAAACACTATTTGCCGGTTCTTGGTTGGTTTCCCCGCTATCAGCGGCCCTGGTTCAAAGCGGACATTCTAGCGGGCCTGACCCTCTGGGCCGTCATGGTACCGGAGGCCCTGGCCTACGCCAGTATCGCCGGGGTGCCCGCCATCTATGGGCTGTATTCCGTTCCCCTACCCCTATTGCTGTACGGTATCCTGGGTACCTCCCGCTGTTTAGTGGTGGGCCCTGATTCCGCCACGGCTTTGTTGTCGGCAGTGACGATTGCTCCCCTAGTCCAGGCCGGAACGGGGGATTACATTGCAACCACGGCTTTGATGGCGGCCCTGGTTGGCACTGTACTCTTCACAGCGGGCCTGCTCAAAATGGGCTGGTTAGCGGACTTTATTCCCTTGCCGGTGATGCGGGGCTTTATTCAGGGCCTGGTTTGGGTGACGATCTTGGGTCAACTACCGATCCTGTTTGGTCTGGAGGGAGCCCAGGGCCCTTTTCTAGAAAAACTCAGGATATTCCTTCTACAATTTCCCCAGCTTGACCTGCTCACAAGTGTTCTGGGCTTATGCAGTTGCGCTCTCCTCTGGGGCTTGAAACGAGCCTGGCCGAAACTCCCCGCCGAATTACTAACGGTCATCGGGGCACTGGGCCTGGTGGCCCTGTTGCATCTAGAAAATAGCTCTTTGGCTTTAATTGGCACGGCCCCCACCGGCCTTCCTTCCCTGACCCTGCCCGTACTAGACCTAGAACGATTCCAGGCCCTGTTACCGGGGGCCTTGGCCATTGCCCTCTTGTGTTATGTGGAATCTCTGGGGGCCGCCATGGCAACGGCTACCCCTGGCCAGCCAGATATTGACGGACATCAGGAACTCATTGCCTATGGGCTAGCCAATTGGGGCTCGGCCCTTTCCTCTGGCTTTGTGGTGGCGGGGAGCTTATCCAAAACCTCGGTAGCTAAGGCGGCGGGAGTGAAAACCCAACTGACGGCCTTCATCCATGCTGGCTTGATTTTGCTAACCTTGGGCCTTCTCATGCCTCTCTTTCGGCTTTTGCCCCACACGACCCTGGCTGCGGTGGTAATTATGGCGATGCTGAATTTAGTCCAGTGGCAGGCCCTGTGGCGGTTGCGACGCATCGATCCTCTGGCCTTTGCCCTGGCCATGGTTGCTTTTTGGGGAGTCTTGATGCTGGGGGTTTTGGCCGGCATTAGCTTAGGCGTTGGCCTGTCCCTACTCCTACTGATCCAACGGGCCACCCACCCCGAGACGGCTATTTTAGGCAAACTACCCCAAGAAGAAATGTATCGGGACATCAAGCGCCATCCCGATGCGGCTCTGATTCCTGGCCTCCTTATCTTTCGCTTTGGCAGTAGTTTAATTTTTCCCAACGCCAATTATTTTCGTGCTCAACTACGCCAGGCCCTGGCGTCATCTCCTTTCCCAGTTCAGCAGGTCTTAATTGACGCGGAAAGTATTAATTTAATCGATATTACCGCTGTGGAAATGCTTAAAACTGTCCACCGAGAATTAACAGCTCAGGGGATCCGTCTCAGCTTTGCCCGAGTCCGAGACCCCGTCTATCAATTAATGGAGCGCGATAGTTTTGTCAAGACGCTGGGGCCACAGTGTTTTTATGAACGGATTAGTGAGGGGGTTGTAGCTTTTTTGATTCAGGCCGCAGATTAA
- a CDS encoding YdiU family protein: MSNAFLNLAYEPALESLGSEFYDPVAAASFPSHQLRFRNDLLLPKLGLDPQQVTDQEFIECFGLFVGVRPFLALRYHGHQIAGPTQSYNPDLGDGRGFLYGQVRGQDGELYDFGTKGSGQTPYSRRGDGRLTLKGGVREVLAAEALASFGVKTSRCLSLIETGEALWRGDEPSPTRSSVMIRFSRSHIRFGTFERLHYHQRTDLIQCLLDHVIEYYYPELEPGQYSQFYRVLVQRTAQLVAQWMVAGFCHGVLNTDNMSITGESFDYGPYGFIPTYNPRFVAAYFDYHGLYCYGNQPLICRHNLELLQLPLARVIPALEMKTALAEFEREYWHAYEQLLLRRLGLATPKPSLADLQRELLEMTLLCLEESQCSYPGFFSALTEGFNPSWRESADFILENSELGSADWGTWRRLYHRYLQALSPADMTEIAQTLAAANPPTALLRPVIELVWEAIDQEDNWQPFQQLVACLQTQQPFTLC; the protein is encoded by the coding sequence GTGAGTAACGCCTTTTTGAATCTAGCCTACGAGCCGGCCCTGGAATCTCTGGGAAGTGAATTCTACGACCCTGTGGCGGCGGCGTCTTTTCCAAGTCATCAGTTACGCTTTCGGAATGATTTACTGTTGCCCAAGCTGGGCCTCGATCCTCAGCAGGTCACAGATCAGGAATTTATTGAATGTTTTGGCCTGTTTGTTGGGGTGCGTCCCTTTCTGGCCCTGCGTTACCACGGTCATCAGATTGCAGGGCCAACCCAATCCTATAATCCCGATCTGGGTGACGGCCGAGGATTTCTCTACGGTCAAGTTCGGGGCCAGGATGGAGAACTCTATGATTTTGGCACCAAAGGCTCGGGTCAGACCCCTTATTCTCGCCGGGGGGATGGACGACTGACCCTCAAGGGCGGTGTCCGGGAAGTCTTGGCGGCGGAGGCCCTGGCTAGTTTTGGGGTCAAAACCTCCCGTTGCCTGAGTTTAATCGAGACGGGGGAGGCCCTCTGGCGGGGCGATGAACCTTCCCCCACCCGGTCTTCGGTGATGATTCGCTTTAGTCGTTCCCACATTCGCTTTGGTACGTTCGAGCGTCTGCACTACCACCAGCGGACGGACTTGATACAGTGCTTGCTGGATCATGTAATTGAATACTATTACCCTGAACTGGAACCGGGGCAGTACAGCCAATTTTATCGGGTCCTAGTTCAACGAACGGCTCAGCTAGTGGCCCAGTGGATGGTGGCGGGCTTTTGCCATGGCGTTCTGAATACAGACAATATGTCCATCACCGGGGAAAGTTTTGACTATGGCCCCTATGGTTTTATTCCTACTTACAATCCGCGTTTTGTGGCGGCCTATTTTGACTACCACGGCCTCTACTGTTACGGCAATCAGCCCTTGATCTGTCGTCATAATTTAGAACTACTTCAGTTGCCCCTGGCCCGAGTCATACCGGCCCTGGAGATGAAAACGGCCCTGGCGGAATTTGAGCGGGAATATTGGCACGCCTATGAACAGCTTTTGCTACGGCGATTGGGCCTGGCGACACCGAAACCGTCCCTGGCGGATCTGCAACGAGAACTGCTGGAAATGACGCTCCTGTGTCTCGAAGAAAGTCAATGTAGCTATCCCGGCTTTTTTTCGGCCCTCACCGAGGGATTTAACCCCAGTTGGCGGGAGTCGGCGGATTTTATTCTGGAAAACAGTGAGCTGGGTTCGGCAGATTGGGGCACCTGGCGACGACTCTACCACCGTTATCTACAGGCGCTTTCCCCGGCGGATATGACAGAGATAGCCCAGACCCTCGCGGCGGCCAATCCTCCCACGGCCCTGCTCCGGCCGGTGATTGAATTGGTCTGGGAGGCCATTGACCAGGAGGACAACTGGCAACCCTTCCAGCAGTTGGTGGCTTGTTTACAAACTCAACAGCCCTTTACGCTATGTTAA
- the ppsA gene encoding pyruvate, water dikinase, translated as MVSTVLETTSKLDKETALILWFEEVGTHDVGLVGGKNSSLGEMIQQLQPKGVNVPSGFATTAYAYRYFIQSAGLEAKLRDLFADLDVNDVANLQERGGLARQLILDTPFPQDLQVAIAEAYSAMCDRYNHKMHRAGVDVAVRSSATAEDLPEASFAGQQETYLNVHSLSGVLESCHKCFASLFTDRAISYRHHNGFDHLAVALSVGVQKMVRSDLATSGVMFSIDTETGFKNAALITAAYGLGENVVQGAVNPDEYFVFKPTLKEGYRPILEKRLGSKAIKMVYDVGGSKLTKNVEVPEPDRQKYCITDDEILQLARWACIIEDHYSQVRGIYTPMDIEWAKDGKTGELFIVQARPETVQSQKSANVIKTYELKAHSDILATGRSVGAAIGQGKAQVIHNVSEITQFRPGEVLITNRTDPDWEPIMKQASAIVTNQGGRTCHAAIIAREMGIPAIVGCGDATETIPTGQDVTICCSEGDEGHVFTGLLPYEVRETALDNLPRTKTQILMNVGNPEQAFGLASYPADGVGLARLEFIIANHIKAHPLALMKFDELEEGMAKAEIAELTKLYEDNRAQFFVDKLAHGIGMIAAAFYPKPVVVRMSDFKSNEYANLLGGRQFEPKEENPMIGWRGASRYYDPNYREAYALECQALKMVRDDMGLTNVIPMIPFCRTPEEGRKVLAEMEKHGLKRGDNGLQVYVMCELPSNVILADEFSQVFDGFSIGSNDLTQLTLGLDRDSSLVAHLFDERNEGVKRMVKLAIETAKQQGRKIGICGQAPSDYPEFAEFLVQLGIDSISLNPDSVLKTILRIAEVEKANA; from the coding sequence ATGGTCAGTACCGTCCTAGAAACAACTAGCAAGCTTGATAAAGAGACCGCTCTAATCCTCTGGTTTGAGGAGGTCGGAACCCATGATGTGGGCCTCGTCGGGGGTAAAAACTCTTCCCTCGGTGAAATGATTCAACAGCTACAGCCGAAGGGGGTGAATGTGCCCTCTGGTTTTGCAACCACCGCCTACGCCTATCGTTACTTTATCCAATCCGCTGGCCTAGAAGCCAAGTTACGAGACCTCTTTGCTGATTTGGATGTCAATGATGTTGCTAATCTCCAGGAACGGGGGGGCCTGGCCCGACAGTTAATCCTCGATACGCCTTTTCCCCAAGATCTACAGGTGGCCATCGCTGAAGCCTACAGTGCCATGTGTGACCGCTACAATCACAAGATGCACCGGGCCGGGGTAGATGTGGCGGTTCGTTCCAGTGCGACGGCGGAAGATTTGCCCGAGGCCAGTTTTGCGGGGCAACAGGAAACTTACCTTAATGTCCATAGCCTGAGTGGGGTTTTGGAATCCTGTCATAAATGCTTTGCCTCTCTCTTCACCGACCGGGCTATTTCCTACCGTCACCACAATGGTTTTGACCATCTGGCCGTGGCCCTGTCCGTTGGGGTTCAAAAAATGGTGCGGTCTGACCTGGCCACCTCTGGGGTGATGTTTTCCATTGATACCGAAACCGGCTTTAAAAATGCGGCCTTGATCACCGCCGCCTACGGCCTCGGAGAAAACGTGGTGCAGGGGGCCGTTAATCCCGATGAGTACTTTGTTTTTAAGCCGACTCTGAAGGAAGGCTACCGGCCGATTCTCGAAAAACGCCTGGGTAGCAAGGCCATCAAGATGGTGTACGACGTGGGCGGCTCTAAACTGACCAAAAACGTTGAAGTTCCCGAGCCCGACCGGCAAAAATATTGCATCACCGACGATGAAATTCTGCAATTGGCCCGCTGGGCCTGCATCATCGAAGACCACTATTCTCAAGTGCGGGGTATTTATACTCCCATGGATATTGAATGGGCCAAGGATGGCAAAACCGGCGAGTTATTTATTGTTCAGGCCCGGCCCGAAACTGTGCAGTCCCAAAAATCTGCCAACGTCATTAAAACCTACGAACTCAAGGCCCATAGCGACATTCTGGCCACGGGTCGCAGTGTCGGGGCCGCCATTGGCCAGGGTAAGGCCCAGGTAATTCACAACGTCTCAGAAATTACTCAGTTTCGACCTGGGGAAGTGCTGATCACCAACCGCACTGACCCTGACTGGGAACCGATCATGAAACAGGCCTCGGCCATCGTTACCAACCAGGGGGGGCGCACCTGCCATGCCGCAATTATTGCCCGGGAAATGGGCATTCCGGCCATTGTTGGTTGTGGCGATGCCACGGAAACCATTCCGACGGGTCAGGATGTCACCATCTGCTGTTCTGAAGGGGATGAGGGCCATGTTTTTACCGGTCTATTGCCCTATGAAGTCCGCGAAACTGCTCTGGATAACCTGCCCCGGACTAAAACCCAGATTTTAATGAATGTGGGCAACCCCGAACAGGCCTTTGGTCTGGCCAGCTATCCCGCTGATGGAGTCGGCCTAGCTCGTTTAGAGTTCATTATTGCTAACCATATCAAGGCTCATCCTCTAGCTTTGATGAAATTTGACGAACTAGAAGAGGGTATGGCTAAAGCTGAAATTGCTGAACTGACCAAACTCTACGAAGACAATCGGGCCCAATTCTTTGTTGATAAACTGGCCCATGGCATTGGTATGATTGCCGCCGCCTTCTATCCCAAACCAGTGGTGGTGCGGATGTCGGATTTCAAATCCAATGAGTACGCCAACCTACTCGGTGGCCGTCAATTTGAACCGAAGGAAGAAAACCCGATGATCGGCTGGCGCGGGGCCTCTCGCTACTACGACCCCAACTACCGCGAAGCCTATGCCCTAGAATGCCAGGCCCTCAAAATGGTGCGTGACGACATGGGTCTGACCAATGTGATTCCCATGATTCCCTTCTGTCGGACGCCAGAGGAAGGTCGCAAAGTCTTGGCAGAAATGGAAAAACACGGCCTGAAACGGGGCGACAATGGCCTGCAAGTTTACGTTATGTGCGAACTGCCCAGTAACGTGATCCTAGCCGATGAATTTAGTCAAGTCTTTGACGGTTTCTCCATTGGTTCAAATGATTTAACCCAATTAACCCTTGGCCTAGACCGGGATTCCTCGCTGGTGGCCCATCTCTTCGATGAACGCAATGAAGGGGTGAAACGGATGGTTAAACTGGCCATTGAAACCGCCAAACAGCAGGGTCGTAAGATCGGGATTTGTGGTCAGGCCCCCTCAGATTATCCTGAATTTGCTGAATTTTTGGTGCAATTGGGCATTGACTCCATTAGCCTCAACCCCGATTCTGTCCTAAAAACCATTTTGCGGATTGCGGAGGTGGAAAAGGCCAACGCCTAA
- the argC gene encoding N-acetyl-gamma-glutamyl-phosphate reductase has protein sequence MTGQERVPVGIIGASGYGGIQLVRLLLEHPGVELVYLGGHSSAGKAYTDIYPHLTHRCNLKIEPIDLEVIAARCQVVFLGLPNGLACDMAPALLAKGCKVLDLSADYRFRDLSVYSEWYKKERSDSTIVAKAVYGLPELYREKIRTAQLIGCPGCYPTASLMALSPLLKQGLIDPATTIIDAKSGTSGGGREAKVNMLLAEAEGSLGAYGVAKHRHTPEIEQICRDLAGQEVRVQFTPHLIPMVRGILATVYATLRDPGLVRDDLITIYSAFYRASPFVKILPNGLYPQTKWAWGTNLCYIGIETDPRTDRVIVMSAIDNLVKGQAGQAVQCLNLMMGWEESLSLPQLAFYP, from the coding sequence ATGACGGGGCAAGAACGGGTACCAGTTGGCATTATCGGGGCATCGGGGTATGGCGGCATTCAGTTGGTTCGACTTCTTTTGGAACATCCGGGGGTTGAACTGGTATATCTAGGGGGCCACAGTAGTGCGGGCAAGGCCTATACGGATATTTATCCCCACTTAACCCATCGTTGCAATCTGAAAATAGAACCCATCGATTTAGAGGTCATTGCGGCGCGTTGTCAGGTGGTCTTTCTCGGCCTGCCCAATGGCCTGGCCTGTGACATGGCCCCGGCTTTGCTGGCAAAGGGTTGTAAGGTGCTTGACCTGTCAGCAGACTACCGCTTTAGGGATTTGAGCGTCTATAGCGAATGGTACAAAAAGGAGCGTAGTGATAGCACCATTGTCGCCAAGGCTGTTTATGGATTGCCGGAGCTTTACCGTGAAAAAATTAGGACTGCCCAATTGATTGGTTGTCCTGGTTGTTACCCCACCGCCAGTTTAATGGCCCTGTCTCCCTTGCTCAAACAAGGCCTGATTGACCCAGCTACCACAATCATTGATGCTAAATCAGGAACCTCCGGTGGTGGACGCGAGGCTAAGGTCAATATGCTTCTTGCGGAAGCCGAAGGATCTTTAGGTGCCTATGGTGTTGCTAAACATCGCCATACCCCAGAAATTGAACAGATTTGTCGGGATTTAGCCGGCCAAGAGGTGCGAGTCCAGTTTACGCCCCATCTGATTCCCATGGTGAGAGGCATCCTGGCTACCGTCTACGCTACTTTGCGAGATCCGGGCCTGGTGCGAGACGACTTAATCACCATCTACAGTGCCTTTTATCGAGCCTCTCCCTTTGTCAAGATTTTGCCCAATGGCCTTTATCCCCAAACCAAATGGGCCTGGGGAACCAACCTCTGCTACATCGGCATTGAAACCGACCCCCGCACTGACCGCGTTATCGTCATGTCGGCCATTGATAACCTGGTTAAGGGCCAGGCGGGTCAAGCGGTTCAGTGCCTGAATTTGATGATGGGCTGGGAAGAATCACTTAGCCTACCCCAATTGGCCTTTTATCCTTAA
- a CDS encoding DUF1036 domain-containing protein produces MIKRTLHYLGLGLLPALLGSVFVATPKAQAGQTCNYINQNLFMAQAYQNANQVWVSEGWWVIEPGECVVYADNVSTFFKISENVTPPRLQPKDVQLADLCVVNDRFMVYQADNLAACDSQDGDLATFLNPGSGKELLQEP; encoded by the coding sequence GTGATTAAGCGTACATTGCATTATCTTGGCCTTGGTCTATTGCCGGCCCTGTTGGGAAGTGTGTTTGTGGCGACCCCTAAGGCCCAAGCCGGCCAGACCTGCAACTATATCAATCAGAATTTATTCATGGCCCAGGCCTATCAAAACGCGAACCAAGTGTGGGTCAGCGAGGGCTGGTGGGTTATCGAGCCGGGAGAATGCGTTGTCTATGCCGACAATGTCAGCACCTTTTTTAAAATTTCTGAAAACGTTACACCGCCCCGCCTCCAACCCAAAGACGTACAATTAGCAGATTTATGCGTTGTCAATGACCGCTTCATGGTCTACCAAGCGGACAATTTAGCAGCCTGTGATAGTCAAGATGGGGATCTAGCAACCTTTCTCAATCCAGGTTCTGGTAAGGAATTGCTTCAAGAACCCTAG